In Myxococcota bacterium, a single window of DNA contains:
- a CDS encoding efflux RND transporter permease subunit: MSDLRERLIDPLEKLLLEHPRWVVVSVALLFALSLLALVDLRSGEPRLRLDPSVDGLLPEDDPGRQYLERIQALFDSGDVVLIGLSSDDAFTRERLARLEELSEAIESEPEVLYVSSLSTAVHIRGENGALRVGPFFEDVPETPAELADLRERALADPIYAGNLISRDGRVAVVAAQLLDVSEEALITSRFDERIRALAEAAAGDAEVWITGAPHIQAEIARLLRRDIQGVLPIAYVVMALAAFVAFRSWRGVAIPMLTVGVAVTATMACMAEISGSLNQVTSAVPSILVVVGFAYAVHLLAAYEKARRAGEGDSRALVHGALRETAIPVFFTGVTTAAGFLTLTTSSLHAVQQFGFYNALGVGLTTLFALTLVPALLRLLPVSSGAVTPSQTEPDRFDRWLSRVAQFDLRRRSTVLLSAAVLAAAALIATTRIEVGTSLVSSLSGSNPSRIDFEAFNQHLQGANGFRVVLEAREPDAFKDPVSLRAVDDLTSWLLEQPEIGGVTSLADYVKTIHRGVDGEAAFRIPDSAEAVSQLLILGENEELQRFVVPDYSVANLEVRTSAIDSSALVPLVHRIQTRLDELPGSLAGQVTGNTVLVAQTLDEIAVGQLRSLGTAFVIIYLILSFLFTSFRIGLVALIPNALPVLVYFGLLGLSGVSLNVTTGLVACLVLGIVVDDTIHLMAHFNEAAKRMADERRGVLEAVVAVGRPITYTTIALCLGFLCLLASGNANQFEFGLLSAATLAIAWVIDITLTPAIAGRLRVVTLWDVLRLDLGEAPQRSIPVFKGLTERQARIAALMASFRPFRAGDCVVADGTLGDEMFVVIDGELEASVGSGPTRTVLRTMRRGDLIGEVGLVLGRRSADVVAMTDGRLLRLTREDLDRLSRRYPRIAAILNGRLSEVLAMRLVSLTGRVGSATETREAASSPPPTP, from the coding sequence ATGTCCGACCTGCGCGAACGCCTGATCGACCCGCTCGAGAAGCTCTTGCTGGAGCATCCGCGCTGGGTCGTGGTCAGCGTGGCGCTGCTCTTCGCGCTGAGTCTGCTCGCGCTCGTCGACCTGCGCAGTGGCGAGCCGCGCCTGCGGCTCGATCCCTCGGTCGATGGCCTCTTGCCCGAGGACGATCCGGGCCGGCAGTACCTCGAGCGGATCCAGGCCCTCTTCGACAGCGGCGACGTCGTGTTGATCGGGCTGTCCAGCGACGACGCCTTCACCCGTGAGCGGCTCGCCCGGCTGGAGGAGCTCTCCGAGGCGATCGAGTCCGAGCCCGAGGTGCTCTACGTCTCGAGTCTCTCGACGGCCGTTCACATCCGCGGCGAGAACGGGGCGCTGCGCGTCGGACCGTTCTTCGAAGACGTGCCCGAGACGCCCGCGGAGCTCGCCGACCTGCGCGAACGTGCCCTCGCCGATCCGATCTATGCGGGCAACCTGATCTCGCGCGACGGGCGCGTGGCCGTCGTCGCGGCCCAGCTCCTGGATGTTTCCGAGGAAGCGCTGATCACCTCCCGCTTCGACGAGCGGATCCGCGCCCTCGCGGAGGCGGCTGCGGGGGACGCCGAGGTGTGGATCACCGGGGCACCCCACATCCAGGCCGAGATCGCGCGCCTCCTGCGCCGCGACATCCAGGGCGTCCTCCCGATCGCCTACGTCGTGATGGCCCTGGCGGCTTTCGTGGCGTTCCGGAGCTGGCGTGGGGTGGCGATCCCGATGCTGACCGTCGGGGTCGCGGTCACCGCGACGATGGCGTGCATGGCCGAGATTTCGGGCTCGCTCAACCAGGTGACCTCGGCCGTGCCCTCGATCCTCGTGGTGGTGGGCTTCGCCTATGCGGTGCATCTGCTGGCGGCCTACGAAAAGGCGCGGCGCGCCGGGGAGGGCGACTCGCGGGCGCTGGTGCACGGAGCCCTGCGCGAAACGGCGATCCCCGTGTTCTTCACGGGCGTGACCACCGCCGCCGGGTTCCTGACGCTCACGACGAGTTCGCTCCACGCGGTCCAGCAGTTCGGGTTCTACAACGCGCTCGGTGTGGGGCTCACGACGCTCTTCGCGCTCACGCTGGTCCCCGCCCTGCTGCGGCTGCTGCCGGTGTCGTCCGGGGCGGTCACTCCTTCCCAAACCGAGCCCGATCGCTTCGACCGCTGGCTGTCGCGCGTCGCCCAGTTCGACCTGCGGCGGCGCTCGACGGTGCTCCTGTCCGCCGCGGTGTTGGCCGCCGCCGCCCTGATCGCGACTACGCGGATCGAGGTCGGGACGAGTCTGGTCAGCAGCCTGTCCGGCTCGAATCCCAGCCGCATCGACTTCGAAGCCTTCAACCAGCACCTCCAGGGCGCCAACGGGTTCCGCGTCGTGCTCGAGGCCCGCGAGCCCGACGCGTTCAAGGACCCGGTGTCGCTCCGGGCCGTCGACGACCTGACGAGCTGGCTCCTCGAGCAACCCGAGATCGGCGGCGTCACGTCGCTGGCCGACTACGTGAAGACCATTCACCGCGGCGTCGACGGCGAAGCCGCCTTCCGGATCCCGGATTCGGCCGAAGCGGTGAGCCAGCTGTTGATCCTCGGCGAGAACGAGGAGCTCCAGCGCTTCGTGGTGCCGGACTACAGCGTCGCGAACCTCGAAGTGCGCACCTCGGCGATCGATTCGAGCGCGTTGGTGCCGCTGGTGCATCGCATCCAGACCCGCCTCGACGAACTGCCGGGCTCACTCGCGGGCCAGGTCACCGGCAACACGGTGCTCGTGGCCCAGACCCTCGACGAGATCGCCGTCGGCCAGCTGCGCAGCCTCGGCACCGCGTTCGTGATCATCTACCTGATCCTCTCGTTCCTGTTCACGTCGTTCCGCATCGGGCTCGTGGCGTTGATTCCCAACGCGCTCCCGGTGCTGGTCTACTTCGGTCTCCTGGGACTCTCCGGTGTCTCGCTCAACGTCACGACCGGGCTCGTGGCCTGTCTGGTGCTCGGGATCGTGGTCGACGACACGATCCACCTGATGGCCCACTTCAACGAAGCGGCGAAGCGGATGGCCGACGAGCGTCGCGGCGTCCTCGAGGCCGTGGTCGCCGTGGGGCGACCGATCACCTACACGACGATCGCCCTGTGTCTGGGATTCCTGTGCTTGCTCGCGAGTGGCAACGCCAATCAGTTCGAGTTCGGATTGCTCTCGGCGGCGACCCTCGCGATCGCCTGGGTCATCGACATCACGCTGACGCCGGCGATCGCCGGACGCCTCCGGGTGGTCACGCTCTGGGACGTGCTGCGCCTCGATCTCGGTGAGGCGCCCCAGCGTTCGATTCCGGTCTTCAAGGGACTGACCGAGCGGCAGGCACGCATCGCGGCGCTGATGGCCTCCTTCCGGCCCTTCCGTGCCGGCGACTGTGTCGTGGCCGACGGGACGCTGGGCGACGAGATGTTCGTGGTGATCGACGGCGAACTGGAGGCGAGCGTCGGGAGCGGTCCGACGCGGACCGTGCTGCGCACGATGCGCCGCGGCGACCTGATCGGCGAAGTCGGACTGGTGCTGGGGCGGCGCTCGGCGGACGTCGTGGCCATGACCGACGGGCGACTCCTGCGGCTGACCCGAGAAGACCTGGATCGGCTGAGTCGACGCTATCCGCGGATCGCCGCGATCCTGAACGGGCGGCTCAGCGAGGTGCTCGCGATGCGCCTGGTGTCGCTGACCGGTCGCGTGGGATCGGCCACCGAGACCCGGGAAGCCGCTTCGTCGCCACCGCCGACGCCCTGA